From Oligoflexia bacterium:
AAATTGGAATACGATGACAATTCATTTGATCGCGTATTTGCACCATCAGTAATCAGTGCTGTTGCTCAACCCGGAAAAGTCATTGAAGAAATGATTCGTGTTTGTAAACACGGTGGTCATATATGCATTGTATCTCATTTTGCAGGGAAAAAAGTACACGACAAGCTGGTTGATCTTCTCAGCGATTCTCTCACACAGAAATTTTTGGGCTTTAGAATGACAACACCACTTGAACTCGTAGAGAAAAACACACGAGTTGAAGTGGTGATGAAAGATAGTATTTTTCCTGTATGGAAGAATTTCAGCCGCCTTTATATTCTCAAAAAATTCTAAAAGCGACTAAATTTTACTCGCGTATACCCAATCTTTTAAAGAATGCTTTATTATTTGGCTTTCGACCCAAGAATGACACCAATAATTTATCAGCCGTCTTTACGTCACCTTGCTCAAGAATGTTCTTACGATAGCTCGCTCCAACTTTAGAATTAAGTAAGCCTGCATCCTCAAACTTAGTGAACATGTCATCGGCATATACCTCCGACCACAAATATCCGTAATAGCCAGCATCATAGCCACCCATCATATGACCAAACGTCGCAGGAAAATGCGTCTCAGGATTCGGCTCAATGGTTGTAAGTTCTTTATACAATTTTTTATAAACTTCTGTTGGATCAGTAATTTTTGATGAAGAGTGTATCGTATAATCAAAAAACCCAAACAAAAGTTGTCGGGTGTAAAAAACACCCTGGTTAAAATCTCGAGCCTTAATTAATTTTGTAATGAGATCTTTGGGCAATTTTTTTGTAGTATCTTTGTAATGCCCCGAGAGTGTTTGCAAAATCGCGGGATCCCACACCCAATTCTCTAACATCTGTGAAGGAGCTTCCACGAAATCACGAGCTACACTACTACCAGAAAGTGTGGCAAAGGGTGCCTTGGTTAAAGTTTGATGCATAATGTGCCCAAACTCATGAAAGAGAGTTTCAACTTCATCATGGTCAAGTAATGAAGGCTTGCCATCAGCTGGAGGCGTAAAATTTGCTACGATAGATGAAACCGGTGTTCGATATTCACCATTAATCATGCGGCCTGATCTTAACGTAAATGCAGCTGCGTGACCGTATTTTCCGTCGCGAGGTACAAAGTCAGCAAAGAAATGTGCAATGAATTTTGAGTCTGCAGTATTTCGCACTTCGTAAAGTTTTACGTGAGGCGCCCAAACTTTTGCATCTTTTACTTCTACATATTTAACGCCAAGAATTTTAGAATACACATCAAACATTTTCTCAACAACGTAGTCTGACGGAAAATATTCTCTAATTACTTCGCTATCAATAGAGTAATCACGCTTCATTAATTGATATGCATAGTAGCCACTATCCCACGGGTTAAACTCTTTTGAAGCGGGCTCCATTTCTTTTTTGAATTTCATAAGCTTTGCTAGATCTTTTTTATTTCTTTCAGCAAGTTTTCCACGAAGTGAAGACAAAAACTCTTCAACTGTTTTTGAGGATTTAGCCATGCGATCTTCTGTGCGATAATCCACCCAAGTTTTATAACCCAAAAGTTCGGCAACTTGCGCCCTTAGACCCATCGCCTCTTGAAGTAGTTTTGTGTTTTTATCGGCTGCACGATTTTCATAGAGCACTTGCATACGCCGACGTGTTTCTGAAAGCTTAGCGTTTTCCATTACAGCACTATAATCAGTGGATTTTGCAGACACTTTAAATTTGGCACCAGATTTTTTAAATCTTCCTAAAACAGTATCCGGAACCCCTTCAAGATCTGCCGCTGTAAATTCAATAAAATCTGTATTTTCATTGAGATTTGAAGCAAATTGAGTCTCAAGTTTTGTAAGTTTTTGTTTTAGCTCTTTTACTTGATTTAATTTTTCATCTGAAAGTGACAATCCATTATGCTTAAATTCTTTTATTATCTGTTCAGCCAATCTTTTTTGTTCTGGCGTTTGTTTTGTTTTCACAGATTTTTTTGAATTATCAGCTTCAACTAATGCATCGTAGAGATCTCGTCGCGTGAAGAGG
This genomic window contains:
- a CDS encoding M3 family metallopeptidase, coding for MKRNLILITGLVVLATGCNKGQKSQEQPKVSPPAVTTKTTEPTVIRYEYASDEITKICKDQMKLTDERLAAMLKVPSAEKNFSNTIETFETILADLSEMVSPVTFMYSVHQDKNIRAEAEKCDSELGQYIVGLFTRRDLYDALVEADNSKKSVKTKQTPEQKRLAEQIIKEFKHNGLSLSDEKLNQVKELKQKLTKLETQFASNLNENTDFIEFTAADLEGVPDTVLGRFKKSGAKFKVSAKSTDYSAVMENAKLSETRRRMQVLYENRAADKNTKLLQEAMGLRAQVAELLGYKTWVDYRTEDRMAKSSKTVEEFLSSLRGKLAERNKKDLAKLMKFKKEMEPASKEFNPWDSGYYAYQLMKRDYSIDSEVIREYFPSDYVVEKMFDVYSKILGVKYVEVKDAKVWAPHVKLYEVRNTADSKFIAHFFADFVPRDGKYGHAAAFTLRSGRMINGEYRTPVSSIVANFTPPADGKPSLLDHDEVETLFHEFGHIMHQTLTKAPFATLSGSSVARDFVEAPSQMLENWVWDPAILQTLSGHYKDTTKKLPKDLITKLIKARDFNQGVFYTRQLLFGFFDYTIHSSSKITDPTEVYKKLYKELTTIEPNPETHFPATFGHMMGGYDAGYYGYLWSEVYADDMFTKFEDAGLLNSKVGASYRKNILEQGDVKTADKLLVSFLGRKPNNKAFFKRLGIRE
- a CDS encoding methyltransferase domain-containing protein — encoded protein: MAENKSGYQKIYDRLADRYDLVYGRILSRGHKLAIKAMALNGPHKILEVGIGTGLTLSHYPKHADITGIDISDAMLEIAREKIKDLKLTNAKVKTMSAEKLEYDDNSFDRVFAPSVISAVAQPGKVIEEMIRVCKHGGHICIVSHFAGKKVHDKLVDLLSDSLTQKFLGFRMTTPLELVEKNTRVEVVMKDSIFPVWKNFSRLYILKKF